The Acidobacteriota bacterium region GCCCAGTCCCCGGGGAGGACGCTGGGGCGTAAAGCTCGTCAGCACCGCCGCCGAGCCCACCACGTCGAGCACGGCAGCGATGACCCCCCCGTGCAGGGCCTGGGTGCGGTAGTTGCCGACCAGTCTCTCCTGAAAGTCGAACTCCAGGCTAGCGCTGCCCTGGCCGGCAGCGGTAATCCGTAGCCCCAGTATCTCATGGAAGGGTATCTTCTCTTCGTAGATGGTGCGGATCAAATCCAATGCCATTAGAACGTCCTCCGTCCACGCTGCGGGGCCGGCTCAACAAGGAGGCCGCGGGAAGGGGCAATTGTAGCAGACGCCCCCTCGGGCATCGCCTTCTTGAAGGCCCTCGACCTTGCCATCCCTCCAGCAGCGCCGCCTGGGTTAGAGTAGATAGATGCAAGCCTGGAAGCTGCAAATGCGACTGCGGGGAAAAGGCATCCTGG contains the following coding sequences:
- a CDS encoding thioesterase family protein produces the protein MALDLIRTIYEEKIPFHEILGLRITAAGQGSASLEFDFQERLVGNYRTQALHGGVIAAVLDVVGSAAVLTSFTPQRPPRGLGTIDLRTDYLMPARGSSFRASAEVLRPGRSVAVTRMELRNQDDELLAVATATYRVSLSASGGHDIMQGWLQD